The stretch of DNA TCGCGTAGCACATCTCGGCCTCGCGGGCCAGTTTGGCCTCCGGGATCGCGGTCATCCCGACGACGTCCCACCCCTGATCGCGGTAGAACTCCGACTCGGCCTTGGTGGAGTACTGCGGCCCCTCAATGCAGACGTACGTGCCGCCTTCCTCGACGCTGGCGTCGGTGTCGACGGCCTCGGCCGCGTTCGAGAGATGGTCGACCATCTCGGGGCAGTACGGCTGCGCGAACGGCTGGTGGACCACGATCCCGTCGCCGAAGAAGGAGAGATCGCGGTGTTTGGTGCGGTCGTAGATCTGGTCCGGGACGACGAGCGTCCGCGGCGGGAGATCCTCGCGCAGGCTGCCGACCGCGTTGGTCGCGAGCACGTGGGTCACGCCGACCTGCTTCAGCGCGTAGATGTTCGCGCGGTAGGGGAGGTTCGTCGGCGAGTGCTGGTGGTCCGGGCCGTGCCGCGGGAGGAACGCGACCTCCCGACCAGTCTCCCCGAACTCGCCGATGGTGACCGCCGACGACGGCGAGCCGTACGGCGTCTGGACCGTCACTTCGCGGGTGTTGTGCAGCGGGAGCGCCTCGTAGATGCCCGATCCGCCGATGAAGCCGATGGTCATGGTCGCCCGTTCGCCATCCAACGGAATAAACGGGGGCGGTTCGACGCCGACCCCCGAAACCGACACCGGCGGATGTACCGTGCTACCCACTGTTGCGCGTCTTCAAGAGCCCCGGCGACCTTCGATACGTATGACCTCCGCCCCCCACGTCGAACGCTCCTCGCTCACGCGGGGCCCGCTGCTCCGGCCGCTGGTCCGGCTGGCGTGGCCGCTGGTGGCGATCCAGCTCCTCCAGGTTGCCTACAACCTCGTCGACACGATCTGGCTGGGGCGGCTCTCCGCCGACGCCGTCGGCGCGCTCAGCCTCGCCTTTCCGCTCGTCTTCCTCGTGATCTCGATCGGCGGCGGGTTCACCGCCGCGGGCGCGATCCTCGTCGCCCAGCACACCGGCGCGGGCGGCGACCGCGCGGCCGGCCGGATCGCGGGCCAGACCCTCGGCTTCGTCGGCATCGTCTCGGTCGTCGTCGGGGCGATCGGCTTCCTCGCGACGGGGCCGCTGCTCGCGCTGCTACCGGCCGACCCCGTGACTGCCGAGCGGATCGTCCCCCACGCCGCCGAGTACATGCGGGTGTTCTTTCTCGGCTCGCCCGCCCTGTTCGGCTTCTTCGTGTTCTCGGCGCTGATGCGCGGCACTGGCGACACGCGCACGCCGCTGGTGGTGATGATCCTCTCCGTCGCCGTTAACGTCGCGCTCGACCCGTTCCTGATCTTCGGTTGGTGGGTGTTCCCGGCGCTGGGCGTCGAGGGCGCCGCGATCGCGACCGTCACCTCCCGCGGGATCGCGACGGTCGCCGGGCTGTACGTGCTGTTCGGCACCGGCCTCGGCCCCACGATCGAGCCGCGGGACCTGATCCCGAAGCCGGGGCCGGTCCGCCAGATCGTCGAGCTTGGCGTCCCGACCGCGCTGGAGCAGTCCGGCACCGCGCTCGCGATGGTCGCCGCCACCGCGATGGTCGCGACGTTCCCACCGGCGGTCGTCGCGGCATACGGCCTCGGGAACCGCCTCATCTCGGTCGTCACACTGCCCGCCATGGGGCTCTCACAAGCGATGGACACCGCGGTCGGCCAGAACCTCGGCGCCGCCGAGCCCGAGCGCGCGACCCGGGCCGTCAAGCTCGGGACGGGGCTGGTCGTCGCCGTGCTCTCAGTGGTCGCGATACTCGTCGCCGCCGTCCCGGAGCCGATCGTCGCCCTGTTCCTCCCCGCGACGACGGCGGGCGCCGTCGCGACGATCGACTACGCCGCGACGTACCTCCGGATCGCCAGCGTCGCGTTCGTGTTCTTCGGCGTGTTTCAGGTCGCGATGGGGACGTTCCGCGGCGCGGGCAACACCACGACCGCGCTGGCGCTCTCGCTGCTGGCGCTGTGGGTCGTCCGCCTCCCGGCGACGTACCTGCTCGCGTTCCCGCTGGGCTGGGGGCCGACGGGCGTCTGGACGGCCGTCGCGCTCGGGGACATCGTCGGCGCGATCGCCGCCCTCGCGTGGCTCTCCCGCGGGACGTGGAAGTCGGCGGTCGTCGACTCGACGCCGGTCTCGCCGGGACGGAACGTCCCCCGACAGAGCGACGACTAGCGCGTCACGGCGAAGCAACGAGGAAGACTACACGAGCGCGCCCGACTGCAACACCGAGATCAGCACCGTCAGCACCGGCACCGACAGCAGCGTCGTCGCCGCCACCGCCGTCGAGACGAACTCCGGCGCGCTGACGCCGCCGACCTCCACGTCGTCGGCGAACTCGATCAGCAGCACCAGCGGCGTCACCGCCGCGGGCATCGCCGACTCCAGCACGAACGTCCGGGCGACGGTGGGCTCCTCGAAGCCGACCAGCAGGGCGACGCCGACCGCGACCGCGGGCGCGACGACCATCTTCCCCACGCTCGCGACGCCGATCTGGAACGGCGCGGCGCCGAAGTCGGTGTTCGCGAGCTGGATGCCGAGGATCAGCAGCATCACGGGGATCGAGGCGTCGCCGACCAGTCGCAGCGTCTCCATCGCCGTCGATCCGCCCGCGGGCACGAGCCCCAGCGCCCGCATCAGCAGCCCCGCGGCGACCGCGTAGATCAGCGGGATGCGGAACACGCGCCTGAGCGCGCCCAGCCCCGCGCTCCCGCCGCCGCGGGAGGCGACGTACACGCCGACGGTGTACATCAACACCGACTGGGCGGCGACGTACAGCACCGCCACCCCCCGGCCGACGCTGCCGAACGCGAAGTCGCTGACGGGGATGCCGTAGTTGCCGGCGTTGGGGAACGTCGAGACGAGCACCAGCGCAGACAGCGTCGCGTCGTCGACGCCGAGCAGCCGGCCCGAGAGCTCCACCAGCGCCGCCATCCCCAGCGTGAACGCGGTGACCGCCGCGGCGAGGCGGAGCAGCGTCTCGCCGCCCAACCCCGTATCGAGCAGGCTGTGGAGCACCAGTGCCGGCGCGAGCACGTACACCGTCGCCGTGTTGAGCGGCCCGGGCTCCACGTCCCTCGCCCGGCCGAGGGTGAACCCGACCCCCGCGATCAGGACGATCGGCAGGATGGCCGAGACGAAGATGTCGATCAGTGCCACTACGGAAGCCTGATCGGCGCGGAATCAAGAGGGGTTCGGTCCCGGCGATCGGCTGCCGTAGCGAGTCACTGCTCGGCGATCTGGATCCCTCGGGCGACGACGTAGAGCAGGACGATCCCGGTCCCGACCGCGAGGACGAACTGGGCCAGGAGCGTGAACACTGTCCCGAGAACGGAGAAGCTCCCGAACAGTAACACGATCGAGAAGGGGAGAAACGCCGTCGCGGCGACCAACAGGACGAGTTTCCCGAGGGGGATCGCCTCCGAGAGAACGCGCTCTCGATCTATCGCGCCGGTCTCCTCGTCGACGAACGGGTGGGACACGAGTCCCGATACTCGGCGGTCCTACATGTCTCCACCGCCACCAGTCGCTGTTAGAGCCACCCCTGCCGGCGGAAGTGGCCGAGCAGCAGCATCGCCACCAGTGCCATCCCGAGCATCGTCGCCGGGTAGCCGTACGTCCAGCCGAGTTCGGGCATCGCGAAGGGCGTCCCCGCGAAGTTCATCCCGTAGACCCCGACGACGAACGTCAGCGGGATGAAGATCGCCGCGACCACGGTCAGCGTCTTCATCACGTCGTTTGTCGACTGGGAGACGGCGTTGAGGTAGATGTCCCGCGAGCCGCCGGTCAGGTCCCGGTACGTCTCGATCAGGTCCACCACCTGCACGAGGTGGTCGGAGACGTCCCGGAAGTACTTCTCGTTGCTCTCGGCGACCTGGGGCACGTCGCCGCGGGCGAGCGAGGAGACGGCCTCTCGGGCGGGCCACGCCACCTTCCGGAACGCCAGCAGGTCCCGGCGCACGCCGTTGAGCTCCTCGAGGATCTCCGGCTCGGGGTCGTGGAGCACCCGCTCCTCGACGGCCTCGATGTCGGTCTCGATCTCGTCGAGCACGTCGAAGTAGTCGTCGACGATCGCGTCGAGCACGCGGTAGGCGAGGAAGTCCGCGCCGCGGTCGGCGACGCGGCTGCTGTCCCGGGTCCAGGCGGGGGCCGTCGGCGCCACCAGTTCGAGCTCGGGCGGCGCGATCGTCACCAGCCAGCCGTCGCCGACGAACAGCCCGACCGACTGGGTGTGGATCTCCTTCCCGAACGCCACGTTGTCGCGCTGACTCAGCCGGGTCGTCTTCATCAGCACGAACGTGTGGTCGCCGTACTCCTCGGTCTTCGGCCGGGTGTTCTCGTCGAGGGCGTCCTCGACGGCCAGCGGGTGGATGTCGAAGCGGTCCCTGATCGCGTCCAGATCCGACCGTTCGCCCGCGGAGGCGTGGATCCACGTCTCGCCCGGAGCGTCGACGGCCGCGCCCACGTCGTCGTACTCCTCGACGCCGGCGCCCGTGTAGACGACCGCTTGGAGCGTCACGGCGCTCCCTCCGCCTGCGGGCCGGCCCCTGTCGTCACGAGCACGATCCCCACCATCACCGCCGTCAGCGAGAACGCCCGACCGGGGTAGGGAACGTAGAGCCCGACGCCGTAGCTCAGCAGGCCGGCGACGAGGAGGCCGCCGCCCGCCACTCTCCGTCGATCCATGGTTCGCGTTCGGGCGACGGGTAGTTAAAGCCGACCGCGCCCTACGCCGACTCCAGGAACGTCCGCAGCCGGTCGTTGACGACCTTCGACGCCTCGACGCCGACGAGGTGGCCGGCGCCTTCTACCCCGAACAGCTCCGCGTTCGGCAGCTCCTCGGCGAGCTCGCGCCCCCGAGCCGGCGGGCAGAGCCGGTCGTCGCCGCCGTGGACCACGAGTGTCGGCTCGGTGATCTCGTAGGGCTTCTCGACGGCGAAGGGTTCGAGGGCGGCGGCCTGTCGCTCCCAAGACTCGCGGTCGGCGTCCTCGGCGGCGCGCCACTCCACGAGCTGGCTGATCGCGTCAGCCTGCTCGTCGACGAACTCCCGAGAGAGCGCCGACTCCACCGACGTCCGGAGCGCCGCCTCGTCGCTCGGCGGCGCGAACATGGGCTCGGGATCGTAGCTGTCGCCCGAGAGCGCGGTGCCGAACAGCGTGAGCGATTGGACGCGGCCGGTCGTGCGGGCGAGTTCGAGTGCGACCATCCCGCCGAGACCGGCGCCGACGACGTGGGCCGACCGCACGCCGTGGTCCCGCAGCACCGCCACGGCGTCGTCGGCCAGCGTCTCGACGGTGCAGTCCGCTGGCGGATCGTCGGAACGCCCGCAGCCGCGCGTGTCGGCCACGATCAGTTCGTACGGCCCGGCGAGGGCGGCGTGCTGCCAGCCCCACTGCCACGCGCCGAGGCCGACGTCGCCACAACACAGCACCGCCTCGCCGTTGCCGTCGCTCTCGTAGTACAGCGAGACGCCGTCGTTGTTCGCGTGAGGCACGGGCGGCGGTTCGGCCGGGCCGGTGTTGACCGTTCCGGCGGAGAACCGATGAACAGGTTGAAACACGTCGATACTGACGGTTCGGCCATGCCTACGTGCGAACGCTGTGGCGTACAGCTCGACGCCACGGGTGGGGGGCTCAAGGACGCGCTCGGCCTCGCGAGCTACGACGGCTACGAGTGCCGACGCTGTGGGACACTGCTCTGTTCGGACTGCTACAACAAGCGGACGACGGAGCTCGCCGGGGCGGCACCCGACAGCTGTCCGCAGTGTGACGGGCGACTGGAGAAGCGGTAACGGTCGCGGTCGGTCGCCCTCACTCGATTTTCTCGACTGTCACCACTGTCGCCCACGCGTCGCCGACGACGTAGCCCGTCTCGTAGGTCTCGTTCTCGTACCGGACGTACTCCACGTCCTGTAGGGACTCGGGGAGCGAGCCCCACTTCCCGTACGGCGCGTAGTACTCGCCCTCGGTGATCGCGGTCCGGACTTCGTCGCGAACGCGGTCCGGGAGGTCTTCGAGCGCGACGACGGTCGCGTTCCCGCCGGGCGTGTCGACGGACGTTCGGATCTGGTAGGAGGCGTACAGCTCCCCGGAATGGGTGGAGATCTCGTACAACTCGCTCTCATATCGGACGTACTCGTGCTCCTGGAACGAGTCGACGTGCTCGAAGTCGTACCCCGCGGAGTCGTTCACGTACGACGTGTTCGGGACAAAGCTCGCCTCGCCGTCGATCGCGTCCCGGAACGCGTGCTGCTGTTGGTCGTTCAGCTCCTCGAACGCGACGACGCGCTCGGACCCGTCCGTACTCGTGGCGGGTGTCACTGTCGGCGTCTCAGTCGCCGTCTGCGTCGGGGTCGCCGACCTGTCTGTTCCGGGCGTGCCGACGCCGCCGAGACAGCCGGCGAGGAGGATCACAGCCGCGAGCGCGACGACGGGGGCCGATTTCCGCATACCCACACTCCCGCGCCGTCGGTTGAAACCTTTGTGCCGGGA from Halolamina sediminis encodes:
- the mtnP gene encoding S-methyl-5'-thioadenosine phosphorylase, which encodes MTIGFIGGSGIYEALPLHNTREVTVQTPYGSPSSAVTIGEFGETGREVAFLPRHGPDHQHSPTNLPYRANIYALKQVGVTHVLATNAVGSLREDLPPRTLVVPDQIYDRTKHRDLSFFGDGIVVHQPFAQPYCPEMVDHLSNAAEAVDTDASVEEGGTYVCIEGPQYSTKAESEFYRDQGWDVVGMTAIPEAKLAREAEMCYATLAGVTDYDVWKEDHEVTLQEVLENAEANEEAIKAAIEEAIRTFPEGHECDCHSSLEGTINTPTEAIPEETRERVDLFVGEYLDD
- a CDS encoding MATE family efflux transporter, which encodes MTSAPHVERSSLTRGPLLRPLVRLAWPLVAIQLLQVAYNLVDTIWLGRLSADAVGALSLAFPLVFLVISIGGGFTAAGAILVAQHTGAGGDRAAGRIAGQTLGFVGIVSVVVGAIGFLATGPLLALLPADPVTAERIVPHAAEYMRVFFLGSPALFGFFVFSALMRGTGDTRTPLVVMILSVAVNVALDPFLIFGWWVFPALGVEGAAIATVTSRGIATVAGLYVLFGTGLGPTIEPRDLIPKPGPVRQIVELGVPTALEQSGTALAMVAATAMVATFPPAVVAAYGLGNRLISVVTLPAMGLSQAMDTAVGQNLGAAEPERATRAVKLGTGLVVAVLSVVAILVAAVPEPIVALFLPATTAGAVATIDYAATYLRIASVAFVFFGVFQVAMGTFRGAGNTTTALALSLLALWVVRLPATYLLAFPLGWGPTGVWTAVALGDIVGAIAALAWLSRGTWKSAVVDSTPVSPGRNVPRQSDD
- a CDS encoding AEC family transporter translates to MALIDIFVSAILPIVLIAGVGFTLGRARDVEPGPLNTATVYVLAPALVLHSLLDTGLGGETLLRLAAAVTAFTLGMAALVELSGRLLGVDDATLSALVLVSTFPNAGNYGIPVSDFAFGSVGRGVAVLYVAAQSVLMYTVGVYVASRGGGSAGLGALRRVFRIPLIYAVAAGLLMRALGLVPAGGSTAMETLRLVGDASIPVMLLILGIQLANTDFGAAPFQIGVASVGKMVVAPAVAVGVALLVGFEEPTVARTFVLESAMPAAVTPLVLLIEFADDVEVGGVSAPEFVSTAVAATTLLSVPVLTVLISVLQSGALV
- the corA gene encoding magnesium/cobalt transporter CorA, whose product is MTLQAVVYTGAGVEEYDDVGAAVDAPGETWIHASAGERSDLDAIRDRFDIHPLAVEDALDENTRPKTEEYGDHTFVLMKTTRLSQRDNVAFGKEIHTQSVGLFVGDGWLVTIAPPELELVAPTAPAWTRDSSRVADRGADFLAYRVLDAIVDDYFDVLDEIETDIEAVEERVLHDPEPEILEELNGVRRDLLAFRKVAWPAREAVSSLARGDVPQVAESNEKYFRDVSDHLVQVVDLIETYRDLTGGSRDIYLNAVSQSTNDVMKTLTVVAAIFIPLTFVVGVYGMNFAGTPFAMPELGWTYGYPATMLGMALVAMLLLGHFRRQGWL
- a CDS encoding alpha/beta fold hydrolase; translation: MPHANNDGVSLYYESDGNGEAVLCCGDVGLGAWQWGWQHAALAGPYELIVADTRGCGRSDDPPADCTVETLADDAVAVLRDHGVRSAHVVGAGLGGMVALELARTTGRVQSLTLFGTALSGDSYDPEPMFAPPSDEAALRTSVESALSREFVDEQADAISQLVEWRAAEDADRESWERQAAALEPFAVEKPYEITEPTLVVHGGDDRLCPPARGRELAEELPNAELFGVEGAGHLVGVEASKVVNDRLRTFLESA